From the genome of Leptolyngbya iicbica LK, one region includes:
- the glyS gene encoding glycine--tRNA ligase subunit beta encodes MATFLLEVGTEELPASFVEEALAQWRDRIPAELEEAFLTPGEIRYYGTPRRLALLLIDLPEKQPDREEEAKGPPAKAAFKDGKPTKAAEGFARSKNVSVDDLEIRETDKGEFVFVQHQIPGRPATELLQEWVPQWILGLEGKRFMRWGDGDFKFPRPIRWLVTLLDDALIPLTLENGSEKCESDRITQAHRVLHPAPITLKQAQDYVTALRDAYVEVDVDHRQTQIKAAVETAAAGVNGTARIDGDLLSEVANLVEWPTAVVGEFEPEFLELPSEVAIMEMESHQRYFPVLQPGTADQLLPYFITISNGDPQKSQLIAEGNGRVIRARLSDGKFFFDADRAVSLDTFVTKLDTVTFEERLGSMGAKVDRIEAIATLIADQLNLGETERLHLHRAAHLCKADLVTQMVGEFPELQGVMGEKYARHSGEAEPVAIAIAEHYLPRGAHDQLPQTLIGQALGLADRLDTLVSIFSLGMLPTGSSDPFALRRAANAIVTVTWDANLDINLHELLDQIVSTFVDNPDLTVDQAEPLRSQLQDFFLQRVQTLLQDDLGIDYDLVNAVLGENDPTYTQRALTDLLDVRDRATYLQSIRQDGTLAKIYETVNRAARLAAQGELDTTTLDPAQVVEPGRFQQDSERAFYDVLQTLLPQTQTAQRDRDYQQLIAGLENAAPVVSRFFDGPDSVMVMDKDPAIQQNRLNLLGLLRNHARVLADFGAVVKG; translated from the coding sequence ATGGCAACGTTTTTATTAGAAGTTGGGACCGAAGAACTGCCCGCAAGTTTTGTGGAAGAAGCCCTCGCCCAGTGGCGCGATCGCATTCCCGCCGAACTGGAGGAAGCTTTTTTGACCCCAGGCGAGATTCGCTACTATGGCACGCCGCGCCGTCTCGCACTCCTGTTAATAGACTTGCCGGAAAAACAGCCCGATCGCGAAGAGGAGGCCAAAGGGCCACCCGCCAAAGCCGCCTTCAAAGATGGCAAACCGACAAAAGCCGCCGAGGGCTTTGCGCGATCCAAAAATGTCAGCGTGGATGATTTGGAAATTCGCGAGACGGACAAAGGCGAGTTCGTCTTTGTGCAGCATCAGATTCCCGGTCGTCCAGCCACCGAACTGCTGCAAGAGTGGGTGCCGCAGTGGATTTTGGGCTTAGAAGGCAAACGCTTTATGCGCTGGGGCGATGGCGATTTCAAGTTTCCGCGCCCGATTCGCTGGCTGGTGACGCTGCTCGACGACGCCTTGATTCCCCTAACGCTGGAAAATGGCTCAGAGAAATGCGAGAGCGATCGCATTACCCAAGCTCACCGAGTCTTGCATCCCGCCCCCATCACTTTGAAACAGGCGCAGGATTACGTCACCGCCCTCCGCGATGCCTACGTAGAAGTTGATGTCGACCATCGCCAAACTCAGATCAAAGCCGCCGTCGAAACCGCCGCCGCCGGAGTCAACGGCACGGCTCGCATTGATGGCGACCTGCTGAGCGAAGTTGCCAACCTGGTGGAATGGCCGACCGCAGTGGTCGGCGAGTTTGAGCCGGAGTTTTTAGAACTGCCGTCCGAAGTCGCTATCATGGAAATGGAGAGCCACCAGCGCTATTTTCCCGTCCTCCAACCGGGGACGGCGGATCAATTGCTGCCGTACTTCATCACCATTTCCAACGGTGATCCCCAAAAGTCGCAACTGATTGCGGAGGGGAATGGCCGGGTGATTCGAGCGCGGCTCTCCGACGGCAAGTTTTTCTTTGACGCCGATCGCGCCGTTTCTCTCGATACCTTTGTCACCAAGCTCGACACCGTCACCTTTGAAGAGCGACTGGGCTCGATGGGGGCGAAGGTTGATCGCATCGAAGCGATCGCGACCCTGATTGCCGACCAGTTGAATCTGGGCGAAACCGAGCGGCTGCACCTGCATCGCGCCGCCCACCTCTGCAAAGCGGATTTGGTCACCCAAATGGTGGGTGAGTTTCCCGAGTTGCAGGGAGTGATGGGGGAAAAATATGCGCGTCATAGTGGGGAAGCCGAGCCCGTCGCGATCGCCATTGCCGAGCATTATTTGCCTCGGGGCGCACATGATCAGCTACCTCAAACCCTGATTGGGCAAGCCCTGGGCCTGGCAGATCGCCTGGATACCCTGGTCAGCATCTTTAGCCTGGGCATGTTACCTACCGGGTCGTCGGATCCCTTTGCGCTGCGACGGGCGGCGAATGCGATCGTCACCGTCACCTGGGACGCCAACCTCGACATCAATTTGCACGAGCTGCTGGATCAAATTGTCAGCACCTTTGTCGACAATCCTGATCTGACGGTGGATCAAGCTGAACCGCTGCGATCGCAGCTCCAGGACTTTTTCCTCCAGCGGGTGCAGACCTTGCTGCAAGACGATCTGGGGATCGACTACGACTTGGTCAATGCGGTGCTGGGTGAAAACGACCCGACCTATACCCAGCGGGCGCTGACAGATTTACTCGACGTGCGCGATCGCGCCACTTATCTCCAATCCATTCGCCAGGACGGCACCCTCGCCAAAATTTACGAAACGGTGAATCGGGCGGCCCGGCTAGCGGCTCAGGGGGAGCTAGACACGACCACCCTCGATCCCGCGCAGGTAGTCGAGCCGGGCCGCTTTCAACAAGATTCGGAACGAGCCTTTTACGACGTGCTGCAAACGCTCTTGCCCCAAACCCAAACCGCCCAGCGAGATCGCGACTATCAGCAATTGATTGCGGGCCTGGAAAATGCCGCGCCCGTGGTCAGCCGCTTTTTTGACGGGCCAGACAGCGTCATGGTGATGGACAAAGATCCCGCCATCCAGCAAAATCGATTGAATCTCTTGGGGCTCCTTCGCAACCACGCCCGCGTGCTGGCCGACTTTGGGGCCGTGGTGAAAGGGTAG
- a CDS encoding aspartate aminotransferase, whose amino-acid sequence MNLDWLQPAERVRRLPPYVFARLDELKASARERGLDLIDLGMGNPDGPTPQPVVDAAHAAIQDSANHGYPPFEGTGSFREAITRWYHRRYGVSLDSNGEALPLLGSKEGLAHLAMAYINPGDTVLVPTPAYPAHFRGPAIANGQIYDLPLTVKNDWLIDVSAIPEDVARRAKVLLFNYPNNPTAATAPREFFEEIVAFARHYEIMLVHDLCYAELAFDNYQPTSLLEIPGAKEIGVEFHTLSKTYNMAGWRVGFVVGNRHIIQGLRTLKTNLDYGIFSALQKAAETALQLPDKYLDEVQIRYRTRRDFLIKEFASLGWEVAKTRATMYLWVACPPGISSTDFALSVMEQTGVVFTPGNAFGSGGEGYFRVSLIADCDRLGEAMNRLRQANIRFEPATAQV is encoded by the coding sequence ATGAATCTGGATTGGCTGCAACCAGCAGAGCGGGTGCGGCGTTTGCCCCCCTATGTGTTTGCGCGGTTAGATGAACTGAAGGCCAGCGCAAGAGAGCGGGGCCTTGACCTGATTGATTTGGGCATGGGCAACCCCGATGGCCCCACTCCTCAGCCGGTGGTCGATGCCGCTCACGCAGCGATTCAAGACAGTGCCAACCACGGCTATCCCCCGTTTGAAGGCACGGGCAGCTTTCGCGAAGCCATTACCCGCTGGTATCACCGGCGCTATGGCGTCAGTCTCGATTCGAATGGAGAGGCGCTGCCGCTGCTGGGCTCGAAAGAAGGGCTGGCCCATTTGGCGATGGCTTACATCAACCCTGGCGACACGGTGCTGGTGCCCACTCCCGCCTATCCGGCGCATTTTCGCGGCCCGGCGATCGCCAACGGCCAGATTTACGATCTGCCCTTGACGGTCAAAAACGACTGGCTGATTGACGTTTCCGCGATTCCCGAAGACGTGGCTCGCCGCGCCAAAGTGCTCTTGTTCAACTATCCCAACAACCCCACAGCGGCAACGGCTCCCCGTGAGTTTTTTGAAGAGATTGTCGCGTTTGCCCGACACTACGAAATCATGCTGGTGCATGATCTCTGCTACGCCGAACTCGCCTTTGACAACTATCAGCCCACCAGCCTGCTAGAAATTCCCGGGGCCAAAGAGATCGGCGTCGAGTTTCACACCCTTTCAAAGACTTACAACATGGCGGGTTGGCGCGTGGGCTTTGTCGTCGGCAACCGCCACATTATTCAAGGACTCCGCACCCTGAAAACCAATCTCGACTACGGCATCTTTTCGGCCCTGCAAAAAGCGGCTGAAACCGCCCTGCAACTGCCCGATAAGTATTTAGACGAGGTCCAAATCCGCTATCGCACTCGCCGCGATTTTCTGATCAAAGAATTTGCATCCCTCGGTTGGGAAGTGGCCAAAACCCGCGCCACGATGTATCTGTGGGTGGCTTGTCCGCCCGGCATTTCTTCCACCGACTTTGCCCTCTCAGTGATGGAGCAAACGGGCGTGGTCTTCACGCCGGGGAATGCTTTTGGGAGCGGCGGCGAGGGCTACTTCCGGGTGAGTTTGATTGCGGATTGCGATCGCCTCGGTGAAGCCATGAACCGTCTGCGTCAAGCCAATATCCGCTTTGAACCTGCGACCGCTCAAGTGTGA
- the xseB gene encoding exodeoxyribonuclease VII small subunit yields MTKSAKLPKNWSYEETVTKIEATVTRLEQGELPLAAVFEEFELAVQQLQQCESFLQARQEQVDLLIETLDESI; encoded by the coding sequence ATGACCAAATCTGCCAAATTGCCCAAAAACTGGTCTTACGAAGAGACCGTCACCAAAATTGAAGCCACTGTGACCCGGCTCGAACAAGGCGAATTGCCCCTTGCTGCCGTCTTCGAGGAATTTGAGCTCGCGGTGCAGCAGTTGCAACAGTGCGAAAGCTTTTTGCAAGCCCGCCAGGAACAGGTCGATCTCTTGATTGAAACCCTGGATGAAAGCATCTAG
- a CDS encoding Ycf51 family protein translates to MPTPAEFLEATKYFGIATLTMAGITLLAFVLGWGFRFRLVGITSFMGVLTGGMLGLSFEPFTPTVVPGSVPYKTVYDSGAAQIVIKVPDTITPTELEATLQQAAANLLKPSRLGSMGVAPTIRARSIIHEPGGVSNLVYLGQAQPIREPNADPALDIQIFDEAFDTLAQAHSELANDNA, encoded by the coding sequence ATGCCCACTCCCGCCGAGTTTTTAGAAGCCACTAAATATTTTGGGATTGCCACCCTCACCATGGCTGGCATCACCTTACTAGCCTTTGTCTTGGGCTGGGGATTCCGGTTTCGCCTCGTGGGGATCACCAGCTTTATGGGAGTGTTGACCGGGGGCATGTTGGGGTTGAGTTTTGAACCCTTTACGCCCACCGTGGTGCCGGGTTCCGTGCCCTACAAAACAGTGTATGACTCTGGCGCGGCCCAAATTGTCATCAAAGTGCCCGACACCATTACCCCCACGGAACTAGAAGCAACGCTGCAACAGGCCGCCGCTAATCTGTTAAAGCCCAGTCGCTTGGGAAGCATGGGGGTAGCTCCCACCATTCGCGCCCGCTCGATCATCCACGAGCCTGGGGGCGTCTCCAACTTGGTTTACTTGGGTCAAGCGCAGCCAATTCGTGAGCCCAATGCTGACCCCGCTTTGGATATTCAGATTTTTGACGAGGCTTTTGACACGCTGGCTCAAGCCCACTCAGAGCTGGCTAACGACAACGCTTAA
- a CDS encoding Sec-independent protein translocase subunit TatA/TatB: MFNIGWTEVILVLGVGLLIFGPKKIPELGQALGKTLRIVKDELNTTDVEETTYIEEETEERS; the protein is encoded by the coding sequence ATGTTTAATATCGGCTGGACGGAAGTGATTTTAGTTCTCGGAGTCGGGCTACTCATCTTTGGCCCCAAAAAGATTCCCGAACTGGGCCAAGCCTTGGGCAAAACTTTGCGGATCGTCAAAGACGAGTTGAACACAACCGATGTGGAAGAGACCACTTACATCGAAGAGGAAACCGAAGAGCGCTCTTAA
- a CDS encoding cell division protein FtsX → MSVEERRSRDLKFSCYPWLILMFKAFAKADYLIRETLLGLRRGGWMNWAAISTMTVLLFLFGISLQASWQLEGLLNQFGSQLEVSVYLDSGVPADSLQDAVAALPTVTNVEPISKEVAWEQLVADLGISDIAGATEQLKGNPLVDALRVKANRSEDVPQLAAQLQTIQGVSDVLYIDEAVQRIEQLNQGLRWSSFFVIGILSLTAIAVITTTIRLIVMARRQEIEVMQLVGATNAWIYLPFILQGAFFGLVGAGVAWGLLAGIHQFLFELVNQQPDFIKFVVNGLQLTPQQTILLPTSLLSLGCIIGLLGSLVAVRKYALR, encoded by the coding sequence TTGAGCGTCGAAGAGCGGCGATCGCGCGATCTAAAATTTTCCTGCTATCCCTGGTTAATTCTGATGTTTAAGGCTTTTGCTAAAGCTGACTATCTTATTCGCGAAACGTTGTTAGGGTTGCGCCGTGGCGGCTGGATGAACTGGGCTGCCATTAGCACCATGACCGTGCTGCTATTTCTCTTTGGCATTAGCCTGCAGGCCAGTTGGCAGCTCGAAGGGTTGCTCAATCAATTTGGCAGTCAGCTCGAAGTCTCGGTTTATCTTGACAGTGGCGTGCCCGCCGACTCGCTGCAAGATGCGGTGGCGGCCTTGCCCACGGTCACCAATGTCGAGCCCATCTCCAAAGAAGTGGCTTGGGAACAGCTAGTGGCTGACTTGGGCATCTCGGACATTGCCGGGGCGACGGAGCAGCTTAAGGGCAATCCCCTGGTGGATGCGCTGAGGGTCAAGGCAAATCGCTCGGAAGATGTGCCCCAACTGGCAGCGCAGCTCCAAACCATTCAGGGCGTCAGTGATGTGCTGTATATCGATGAAGCGGTGCAGCGCATCGAACAGCTCAATCAAGGTCTACGCTGGTCGAGCTTTTTTGTGATTGGCATTTTGAGTTTGACCGCGATCGCCGTCATCACCACCACCATTCGCCTCATTGTGATGGCCCGTCGTCAAGAAATTGAAGTCATGCAGCTAGTCGGTGCAACCAATGCCTGGATTTACTTACCCTTCATTCTCCAAGGAGCCTTCTTTGGCCTCGTCGGGGCGGGCGTGGCTTGGGGACTCCTCGCGGGCATTCACCAGTTTCTGTTTGAGCTGGTGAACCAGCAGCCCGACTTTATCAAATTTGTGGTCAATGGGCTCCAACTCACTCCTCAGCAAACCATCCTGCTGCCGACTTCTCTGCTGAGCTTAGGCTGCATTATCGGCCTGCTAGGCAGTCTGGTGGCTGTGCGTAAGTATGCTCTGCGATAA
- a CDS encoding iron-containing alcohol dehydrogenase family protein: MNPTTLPPLMIAPAQVSRGPGILPTMGGAIATLGSRPLVIGGERSLATADPWLTPALQDLATATATYGADCSEVTLAKLAAAIAAHNADLIIGVGGGKALDTAKLVAHQAQLPVVTIPTSAATCAAWTALSNVYSEEGAFLYDVALARCPDLLILDYDLIATAPQRTLVAGIGDALAKWYEGSVSSGNSDQTLIIAAVQQARVLRDLLLQKTPAALAEPGGAEWREVVDACVLLAGVMGGLGGAQCRTVAAHAVHNGLTHLPESHGILHGEKVAYGILVQLRLEEIAQQSSLAYTSRQQLMQFYQAIGLPQTLADMGMGEVRVSDLQRAAEITCRPQSDIHHLPFNVTPEALMGALVTTTAEEMKLKKSPASTAAATPTRKSATRSR, encoded by the coding sequence ATGAACCCAACTACTTTGCCGCCGTTGATGATTGCTCCGGCTCAAGTGAGCCGTGGCCCTGGTATTTTGCCGACGATGGGGGGAGCGATCGCCACCCTCGGCAGTCGTCCGCTCGTGATTGGGGGGGAGCGATCGCTCGCCACCGCTGACCCTTGGCTTACCCCCGCCTTACAAGACCTCGCGACCGCGACCGCAACCTACGGCGCGGACTGTAGCGAAGTAACTTTGGCGAAATTAGCAGCGGCGATCGCAGCCCATAACGCCGATCTCATCATCGGGGTCGGCGGTGGCAAAGCCCTGGACACCGCAAAGCTGGTGGCCCATCAAGCGCAGTTACCCGTGGTGACGATTCCCACCTCGGCGGCGACTTGTGCCGCTTGGACGGCCCTGTCCAACGTCTATTCAGAGGAAGGAGCCTTTCTCTACGATGTGGCCTTGGCCCGGTGTCCCGACCTCTTGATTTTGGATTATGACCTGATCGCCACCGCCCCCCAGCGCACCCTGGTTGCGGGAATTGGTGACGCTCTCGCCAAGTGGTACGAAGGCTCCGTCAGCAGCGGTAACTCGGACCAGACGCTGATCATTGCCGCCGTACAGCAGGCGCGAGTATTGCGAGACCTGCTGTTGCAAAAAACGCCCGCCGCGTTGGCCGAGCCCGGTGGCGCCGAGTGGCGAGAAGTCGTGGATGCCTGCGTGTTGCTCGCCGGAGTGATGGGCGGTCTCGGCGGGGCGCAATGTCGCACAGTGGCAGCCCACGCCGTTCACAATGGCTTGACTCATTTGCCCGAAAGCCACGGCATCCTGCATGGCGAAAAAGTCGCTTACGGCATTCTCGTGCAGCTGCGGCTGGAAGAAATTGCCCAGCAATCTTCCCTGGCCTACACGTCGCGTCAACAACTCATGCAGTTTTATCAGGCGATCGGCTTGCCCCAAACCCTGGCCGATATGGGGATGGGCGAGGTGCGGGTGAGCGATTTGCAACGCGCCGCCGAAATCACCTGTCGCCCCCAGTCCGACATTCACCACTTGCCGTTTAATGTAACCCCAGAGGCTCTGATGGGGGCATTAGTTACCACCACTGCCGAAGAGATGAAACTGAAAAAATCGCCAGCTTCCACTGCGGCGGCAACGCCAACCCGGAAGTCAGCGACGCGATCGCGATAA
- the murD gene encoding UDP-N-acetylmuramoyl-L-alanine--D-glutamate ligase encodes MDKQAHVIGLGKSGIAAARLLAQQGWQVVLSDRNTTPLLAEAVSTLESEGVIVRLGHSFTAADEASLIVVSPGVPWDLPALVTAREQGKEVIGEAELAWRNLSDRPWVGITGTNGKTTVTALTAAIFQAAGLNAPACGNIGEAIGEIALQPTPPDWVVAELSSYQIEAAATLAPQISLWTTFTPDHLARHHTLENYFRIKAKLSHQAELVVLNGDDPYLRTQAVDLFPQPYWTSTQGREAIAPLIPFAYIEDGWVKVDGQAIVAADALHMVGTHNQQNLLLAVAAAHLAGLDAAAIAHGVNTFPGVPHRLERVATWQGIDFINDSKATNYDAAAVGLRAIAPPAILIAGGEAKDGDDREWLDEIQAKAARVLLIGSAAPQFAAKLDQAGFAAYEIVETMERAVHRSTELAPQLSIKTVLLSPACASFDQYPNFEVRGDHFRSLCQSILA; translated from the coding sequence ATGGACAAACAGGCACATGTGATTGGGTTGGGCAAATCGGGCATCGCGGCGGCGCGACTGCTGGCACAACAGGGTTGGCAAGTCGTGTTGAGCGATCGCAACACCACCCCCCTACTAGCCGAAGCCGTATCAACGTTAGAGTCCGAAGGCGTGATCGTCCGGCTCGGCCACAGCTTTACGGCGGCGGATGAGGCATCCCTAATTGTGGTGAGTCCCGGTGTGCCCTGGGATCTGCCCGCCCTGGTCACGGCTCGCGAGCAAGGCAAAGAAGTCATCGGCGAGGCGGAGTTAGCCTGGCGCAACCTGAGCGATCGCCCTTGGGTGGGCATTACCGGCACCAATGGCAAAACCACCGTCACGGCGCTCACGGCGGCAATTTTTCAAGCGGCCGGACTCAACGCCCCGGCCTGCGGCAATATCGGCGAGGCGATTGGCGAAATCGCCCTGCAACCCACTCCGCCAGATTGGGTCGTCGCTGAACTGAGTAGTTACCAAATCGAGGCGGCGGCGACTCTGGCTCCCCAAATCAGCCTGTGGACGACATTTACCCCCGACCATCTGGCGCGTCATCACACCCTCGAAAACTATTTCCGCATTAAAGCCAAGCTGTCCCATCAGGCAGAGCTAGTCGTGCTGAATGGCGACGATCCCTACCTGCGCACCCAGGCCGTCGACTTGTTCCCTCAGCCCTACTGGACGAGCACCCAAGGGCGCGAGGCAATCGCCCCCCTGATCCCCTTTGCTTATATTGAAGACGGCTGGGTCAAGGTAGATGGACAGGCGATCGTGGCCGCCGATGCGCTGCATATGGTGGGCACGCACAACCAGCAAAATTTGCTCCTCGCCGTTGCTGCTGCTCACCTAGCGGGACTCGATGCAGCGGCGATCGCCCACGGCGTTAACACGTTTCCTGGGGTGCCCCATCGGTTAGAGCGGGTCGCCACCTGGCAGGGCATCGACTTTATCAACGACAGCAAAGCCACCAACTACGACGCGGCGGCGGTGGGACTACGGGCGATCGCTCCCCCGGCTATCCTCATCGCAGGCGGCGAAGCCAAAGACGGCGACGATCGCGAATGGCTCGACGAAATTCAGGCTAAAGCCGCCCGCGTGCTCTTAATCGGCAGCGCTGCCCCACAGTTTGCCGCAAAACTCGATCAGGCAGGCTTTGCCGCCTACGAAATCGTGGAAACGATGGAACGAGCCGTCCACCGCAGCACCGAACTCGCCCCTCAACTCTCCATCAAAACCGTGCTGCTCTCCCCCGCCTGCGCCAGCTTCGATCAATATCCCAACTTTGAGGTGCGCGGCGACCATTTTCGCAGTTTGTGCCAGTCGATCCTCGCGTAG
- a CDS encoding glycosyltransferase family 4 protein: MTVLVNLAYLLQRPTGTTNYALNLLPYLAELQPHYLATAASGLTDYHPVPDRMTAEYGMRGHLRRLLWTQFRLPAIYRQLATRSPSSPPLLFSPITEAPLFSRCRSVVMVHDLIPLRFSVSRAQTWLHRYYVPQVLRAAEHILCNSEATARDLTQFYGVSSSKITSILLAHDAQHFQPLGLERRNYFLLLGRQAPYKNGAIALQAFAQLTNARDYELWIAGPDDPRYTPDLKRQADELGITAQVKFLNYVSYDQLPGLLNQALALIFPSLWEGFGLPVLEAMACGTPVIASDRASIPEVTGDAALLVNPTDAGAIAHHMHCLTREPDLVRQLGQAGCDRAAQFSWQRTGEATVAVLQRFL, encoded by the coding sequence ATGACCGTGTTGGTAAATCTGGCCTATTTGTTGCAGCGACCCACGGGGACCACGAACTACGCCCTCAATTTGTTGCCTTATTTGGCGGAGTTGCAGCCTCACTATCTGGCGACGGCAGCCAGTGGCTTGACCGACTATCATCCCGTGCCCGATCGCATGACGGCTGAATACGGGATGCGGGGACATCTACGGCGGCTGCTGTGGACGCAGTTTCGTTTGCCAGCGATTTATCGGCAACTGGCGACGCGATCGCCCTCATCACCACCCCTCCTCTTTTCCCCGATTACGGAAGCGCCCTTGTTCAGCCGCTGCCGTTCCGTCGTGATGGTACACGATTTGATCCCGCTGCGGTTTTCGGTGTCCCGGGCGCAAACCTGGCTGCATCGATATTATGTGCCGCAAGTGTTGCGGGCGGCAGAGCACATCCTCTGCAATTCTGAGGCGACTGCGCGGGATTTAACGCAGTTTTATGGCGTGAGTTCCTCAAAAATTACGTCGATTTTGTTGGCCCACGACGCCCAGCACTTTCAGCCCTTGGGGCTGGAGCGGCGCAACTATTTTTTGCTACTGGGTCGGCAAGCGCCATACAAGAATGGCGCGATCGCTCTCCAAGCATTCGCTCAACTGACCAATGCTCGGGACTATGAGCTGTGGATTGCTGGGCCGGATGATCCCCGCTATACCCCCGATCTCAAACGGCAAGCCGACGAGTTGGGCATCACCGCCCAGGTCAAATTTCTGAATTATGTTTCCTACGACCAGTTGCCTGGTTTGCTCAATCAAGCCTTGGCGCTGATTTTCCCCAGCCTGTGGGAAGGGTTTGGGCTGCCGGTACTGGAGGCGATGGCCTGCGGCACCCCGGTGATTGCCTCCGATCGCGCCTCTATCCCTGAAGTCACGGGAGATGCGGCGCTGCTAGTGAATCCGACCGATGCGGGGGCGATCGCCCACCACATGCACTGCTTGACCCGAGAACCTGATCTAGTCAGGCAGTTGGGTCAGGCGGGGTGCGATCGGGCGGCGCAATTCAGTTGGCAACGGACGGGAGAAGCTACGGTGGCCGTCTTACAGCGTTTTCTCTAA
- a CDS encoding adenylate/guanylate cyclase domain-containing protein, which translates to MNPVSAESGYRLLLIDALGNQSSALLSGLENLGATVHQANAIADAWPMLTTQLPHLVLLTVPSGQHEGYDFCQQLHERPQTAHIPVIFIGPGEQKVDRLRAFAVGGVDFIPLPYWPEEVVARVQRHLSLTQPSDRTHQMRQIMAQRGYSPLLANLQKTLHQQALKLKAQNVQLQREIRERHEVESALRQEQQKSEQLLLNILPEAVVNQLKQFQGSLAERFDEATVLFADIVSFTPLAAQYSPLGLVNLLNQIFSAFDHLAEDYRLEKVKTIGDAYMAVGGVPVPCADHAGAVAEMALAMQTAIRQFKPVSGIPLQLRIGINTGTVVAGVIGIKKFSYDLWGDTVNVASRMESQGQPGKIQVTEATYERLRDRFRFTPAQEIEIKGKGRMRTYYLIGRLE; encoded by the coding sequence ATGAACCCTGTCTCGGCAGAATCTGGTTACCGCCTTTTACTCATTGATGCGTTGGGTAATCAGTCTTCGGCGTTGTTGTCAGGTCTGGAAAATTTGGGAGCCACCGTACATCAGGCTAACGCGATCGCCGATGCTTGGCCCATGCTGACGACTCAGCTACCCCATCTGGTGCTCTTGACAGTGCCGTCAGGCCAGCACGAGGGCTATGACTTTTGTCAGCAATTACATGAGCGCCCCCAGACCGCCCACATTCCGGTAATCTTCATCGGCCCTGGGGAACAGAAAGTTGATCGCTTACGGGCCTTTGCCGTCGGTGGGGTTGATTTCATCCCCTTACCCTATTGGCCTGAGGAAGTTGTCGCTCGGGTACAGCGACATCTCTCACTCACCCAGCCATCTGACCGCACCCACCAGATGCGACAGATCATGGCACAGCGCGGCTATTCACCCCTGTTAGCTAACTTGCAAAAAACGCTGCACCAGCAGGCGCTCAAGCTGAAAGCACAAAATGTGCAACTACAGCGGGAAATCCGCGAACGTCACGAAGTGGAAAGCGCGCTGAGACAAGAGCAACAAAAATCCGAGCAGCTGTTACTCAATATTTTGCCGGAAGCAGTGGTCAACCAACTCAAGCAGTTTCAAGGCTCATTGGCAGAGCGGTTTGACGAGGCGACCGTCCTATTTGCCGATATTGTCAGCTTCACCCCGTTGGCCGCGCAATACAGTCCCCTAGGGCTCGTCAATCTCCTGAATCAAATCTTCTCAGCCTTTGACCACCTGGCAGAAGACTATCGTTTAGAAAAGGTCAAAACGATTGGCGATGCCTACATGGCGGTGGGGGGAGTGCCCGTGCCCTGTGCCGATCATGCTGGGGCCGTGGCCGAAATGGCCCTGGCGATGCAGACAGCGATTCGCCAGTTTAAGCCGGTATCGGGAATCCCATTACAGCTGCGGATTGGTATCAATACCGGCACCGTGGTAGCCGGAGTGATTGGGATTAAGAAGTTTAGCTATGACCTCTGGGGCGACACCGTCAACGTCGCCAGTCGGATGGAATCACAAGGCCAGCCCGGCAAGATTCAAGTCACGGAAGCCACCTATGAACGGCTCCGCGATCGCTTTCGCTTTACCCCCGCTCAAGAAATTGAGATCAAAGGCAAGGGGCGGATGCGCACTTACTATTTGATTGGCCGCTTGGAGTAG